The genome window gtcaaggaactgctggcgaagcaggggaaatccttggagatcctcagaagtctttctcttcttccccttacccctaacaggtgctttaggagccgaagcagagggactggcaacagaagtcttctttcttgaagacttgacattggcaagttcatcaatcccgaacttggaggcagacttggcagacttagcaggtttcccagcgcctacaccatcaaaacaagataagttcccttactaactaaacagtcttacatataacttactttttaacaaggatacttacttgacatagtggcaaatgcggaggatacttcttgtgaatcttggacggtgacttgaaaacttctggtctcaggatcaagctttttgaaagctaaaactctctctcttgcagcaggggttaacttgagatgagcaatggagatagctgcacaaaagacaaaaaagacattagtgatcctcatcataagagacaagtctgatggtgaccCTTCCaagatcctctatcctaccatgagtagcccactccttgggcagatcctccccgttagggatggtatctctcctaacaaagaagaatcgtcgcttccagttggtatcattttttgtgaccttaaaaacagggtgatcctctccagctttccgtttcagcaaatatcgatagaaaccaaacgtggtaagatcataaagatcagccagctctgccatccctaagtcaatcccctcctgctcgatgatcctctcgaaggtatacagaaccctccagatcatcggcatggcttggatataagatatgccggtcaaggaaaagaaggattgggtgaaggctggaaaaggatacgaatatcctatggtaaacggagttgcaggaaaggccacccaagtgtcggaaacaaaatcgcttaaagcggtggaagtgaatgacttgaagatagcatccgccggaaaacaatgacggatcctatcaacatgagcgtcggtgaagcagcatctctccgtaggagagtctttaatgatcccttggctttttaggggactgctcttcttgtgatccttgtgaggagaatttcggagcaacatacttacAGCAGAATTAAAAcagaggagcagaaaaacagagcaagagaaggaagaaagaaaagaagagaatacctgatcgatcttcggtagagattataaagggagtatatcttgaatttaaatgcaaattgatccttaccctatctcctatttataatcatgatttgcagggatgtcacctcagtgacgtaaggattgcaacggctagttcgagattaacggctagttatccgagttgttcgttgcagataagatcaaagcaaaatataacttatttatttacaataaactccttatattttgggggcaattgttagggctggatttttataatacatgatccttacatgtgatcctaaccagtgatcctcatttctttggcagatagtgatcctcagcagagtttcaggatcaggatcacggaccatcataggatcctagTGCTAACAGTTGCttccattgaatttaatgttgttttgcaggacgtctagcaggatccgctcttaagcatcgcaatcaaaggacgcgtctttacaactatagcatgtgcttaatcagaGATGGACGTTacgaaggatatggaaacttggcatgatttaagggcgataatttaggctagatttgcttttatttctaaaggagcaatgagctgattattagtctttttacctaaaataggtcacctacacttgtatatataacactcttccccactcggaagaacacacaacacaattctcacacgcttagacactcgaaactatagtgatccttgtactcagctcattatcatccgaagttgtaaccattttttcttatattgaagtttggtgatcggtagttgccatcacccgaggttttttatgccggagatcatacattgatcaagggctttttcctcgtataaatcattgtgtctttgcatatttctcactgaagtgatcctttactttttcaataaaccaagcatcataccccatttacataaagtttggttgcattatccttgtgtgatttttgaccaaaacagtttggcgcccaccgtggggcaattggtgcttcattcataagaaaaccttttgttcgaaatcacttcaaagaattacatggcttcatcattgaaaaacacgtccacggcgatgtctgcagtcacctcgtctcagaacactctgcctcctccaccggcaggatcccagaagaatgctgagaagagaccaactcctactaactctaaacctccatcttcttctgctatgaattcttatactcccagtactagtgacgtatttactttgattttgcagatgaaggatcgtatgcagcggcaggatgaaactaatgaaaggatccttagggaaattggagatctcaaaagacaaaagaaaacggcagaggatcattccccactgatgcccaaatccttgagctttgatactccaatgatcacttctcagccatcgggaatcccagacgtgcaaattatgggagaatcaagaggattgcacctcggatcggcagcaatgactcaggcatcaggctcacactttcagccggcaggatcctatccccagcatatgggatccttcatgaattcaggagcctatccgggagcacagcagtttcaaggatcctactttgttccaggatcatcccagtttcaaggatcctccttcgttccaggatcatcccagataccaggatccttccagatgccaggatccctaaagagtttgcaaacaggaagtctagatgtccatcaaggggacttcattccaatgcagaccattgcttccactggtccctccgttatctcagaatcccagcaatatggattcactaacttgaactcaatgggaggtaacactttaaataattatcttaccactaaccatggattcatgcaggatacaggtatcaatcatgctatggctagggagttgcagaagctaaaagatatgatctcaagtgttccaggggtagtcaagcctatcccagagattgcagatggaagccataaggtatctcgctttgcaccaccaatttgtgatgcagaggtacccaaaaggttccatatccctactatgaagctgtatgatggtacaacggatcctgaggagcacatagcacaatacagggaaaggatggagatcaatccaatcccggaaaagctaaaggaagcatgcctatgtaaaggatttggatccactcttactggatcagttcttaaatggctgctaagtcttcccccttactctattacttcatttgctaatttagttaatttattcaataaccaattctcttgtagtagaaaatttgaaagattaactagtgatttatatagggtaactcaaagtcataatgaatcattaagggattatataactaaattcagtaaagaatccttggacattcccaacttggatatggctacggctgttgaagccttcaaaatgggactgcttaaggattcattattctatgatgatcttgttatgacaccatgcaggaatctagatgaagtaagaactcgggcactcaggttcatccggctagaggatgacaagaggatccaggagagacaagtaggatcctcaaaacaagagaagcaaggatcctccttcaaaaacaataaattcaaatcctaccataaaagtgacaaccagaatgtgcatgctgttgaccaagaagaggatgatgaagattaacctccaatctcagaatattgtttttccgttgataatcatgaactaatccttgcaatgcagaatctaggagaaaaagctaggtggcccaggaagaatgataaaccatccgggactaaagacaaatcaaaatgataaaccaaacgtggtaagatcataaagatcagccagctctgccatccctaagtcaatcccctcctgctcgatgatcctctcgaaggtatacagaaccctccagatcatcggcatggcttggatataagatatgccggtcaagggaaagaaggattgggtgaaggctggaaaaggatacgaatatcctatggtaaacggagttgcaggaaaggccacccaagtgtcggaaacaaaatcgcttaaagcggtggaagtgaatgacttgaagatagcatccgccggaaaacaatgacggatcctatcaacatgagcgtcggtgaagcagcatctctccgtaggagagtctttaatgatcccttggctttttaggggactgctcttcttgtgatccttgtgaggagaatttcggagcaacatacttacAGCAGAATTAAAAcagaggagcagaaaaacagagcaagagaaggaagaaagaaaagaagagaatacctgatcgatcttcggtagagattataaagggagtatatcttgaatttaaatgcaaattgatccttaccctatctcctatttataatcatgatttgcagggatgtcacctcagtgacgtaaggattgcaacggctagttcgagattaacggctagttatccgagttgttcgttgcagataagatcaaagcaaaatataacttatttatttacaataaactccttatattttgggggcaattgttagggctggatttttataatacatgatccttacatgtgatcctaaccagtgatcctcatttctttggcagatagtgatcctcagcagagtttcaggatcaggatcacggaccatcataggatcctagTGCTAACAGTTGCttccattgaatttaatgttgttttgcaggacgtctagcaggatccgctcttaagcatcgcaatcaaaggacgcgtctttacaactatagcatgtgcttaatcagagatggacgttatgaaggatatggaaacttggcatgattaaaggcgataatttaggctagatttgcttttatttctaaaggagtaatgagctgattattagtctttttacctaaaataggtcacctacacttgtatatataacactcttccccactcggaagaacacacaacacaattctcacacgcttagacactcgaaactatagtgatccttgtactcagctcattatcatccgaagttgtaaccattttttcttatattgaagtttggtgatcggtagttgccatcacccgaggttttttatgccggagatcatacattgatcaagggctttttcctcgtataaatcattgtgtctttgcatatttctcactgaagtgatcctttactttttcaataaaccaagcatcataccccatttacataaagtttggttgcattatccttgtgtgatttttgaccaaaacagtatttTACAAGGAATCCGGTTAAGAAGATGAATTAGAGGTTGCACAATGGTTGAGTTGGGTAATCGGTGGAATCCCGTTGGCGTAAATTGACTGACATAATTCAAAAAAAAACCTCGGATCAAGTAGGTTACCGTGCTGAATAATATGTTATCTTGGGATATTCTAACCAAAAAAGGTTATAACCTGTAGAGTTCAGATCGAAAATAATACTTTTTTCTAGAGATGTTAAATTTTATGAATTGGTATTTCCTTTTATAAAGATAATACACTCAAATTGTTTTTTGACATTTATGATTCACAAGAGGCTGAAGCTTCCGATGGTGTAAATTCCCAACACTTGTACAACCAATCTTTCATTAAAAAATATTCAGCAAACTGTGGCCATGTGATCATCGGGACACCAGCGCAAACCCCTTCAATAGTCGAGTTCCATCCACAATGTGTCAAGAACGCACCCACAGCTGGGTGCGATAGGATCAAAACTTGTGAAGCCTACCCGCGTATCAAAACACCTCTACCTTTTACTTGTGACTCGAACCCTAGTTGGAATCTATCGATTTTCTTCTCCCATGATTGCAGCCTGAGAGTCTTTAAAATAAAGTTCTTCACAATTTCAGGTTCACCGTTCATTAGGAATGCTAAAGCACTTGGAACGAAATCTCTCACAAACACCTATATGCACACAGAAACTACCAACAAACATGAGTAAAACTGACCATAAACATTATACTTCCAAAATAAGTTGTTAGTATAACGCGGCGTACCTGATCATAATTTAACTTTTCATCAGAATTGTTGTCGAGTGCTGCAATAGTCCCCACTGGTTGACCACGAAAGTACACCATTGTCTTCCTTAATGCATCCCAAGCCTCAACAAACATCAGATGTGGTTCAAGCCCATACTGAGCATTACATGAATTGAATGATGATCTCTTACTTGGTGAAAAAACATTCTCGAAATCCATATGCCGACCATTTTCTGCGATCAAAGGGTGACGGGGCGTTGCCTCAACAAGCGACTTCTCATCCAAAGATCTTTGTCTCTCTATGTTCAAGTGTCTAGGCTTATCTAGCAGCTTTGAGAAATTGATATTATCATCACTgctttggtcaaaaattaccgaagcaatttagtgatcaaattagttaagtgaggttgtgtgctaaaaagtgtattggaaatatgctggttatgttatttggaaaaacagtattcaggatacggctcaggatattgagctgtatctatgatcaaacagtgagcaaaaagtaaagagggtgacacgagatatacgaggaaagcccttgatcaatctagatcgccggcataaaacctcgggagctgacaatcgcagctgcctagttcttcttattgcttcaaacttcaggatacaatgcaggatattgaccagatcgctaagtgttacaatgctttatGTGAAAGTAAAaattgcgagagaacaagtgtggGAGTGTAGTGAGTGTTGATGTGATGTCCTATTTGATCTGGTGTatccacctatttatagtaacaaATTACAAACGAAAATTCCTATAAatatgggatgctccgaatattccattgtaaacgttgtagaccgagtaatgcggcttcaacgtctttattcgaacgacttggaccgagtcttccgcGAAATGATTCCttatgaacgttgctagcttctaacccacgtacctgcacataatctgttagtgatcctgaggataccattcaggatgttaccaatatcctgaatcagcatcccggatgtgaaCAGATATCATATAACCAAGATATAATCCAAGATATTTCTCAGGaaatgggctcagaatttcacctataacaattgtccccaaaaatgctaccgttaagtatcctgatactaacggttacattttttcacgaataacgaggtaattaagagataagaccTTGATGCGACTAGTTGTAACCACGCAGCCTATGATTACTCATTACATCCCTATAActtctcatcctcatcatcatttaATCTTTACCGAAGAGAAAAAGGTAAACATTTTTCTCTCAACTCCATCTTCCTCTTTCATTCTACTCAATATTCCGGTGACAATATGGCAAGGCAGACAAGATCCAGCTCCGGCGATTCTGCTCCCACGTTTATCCACcagaatattctccaagatccagagaaagaaatatgcacctttgatagtgcacacttgtcagcccttaaaacctccggcatcttcccgaaagggacggtgttccggccatttgatcgggaaatccgatcagatatggtttccgacgagtggaTGTGCTTTAATGCTTTTCCTTTTACCTTAGGGTTGCAATTTCCTTTCTCGGACTTTATCACCGAGTTCTTTAATGTTACCAAAATCTGCTTTAGTcagacaatgccaatgctttggcgagtcCTGTCtattcttgatcaaatcaagaataaCCATATCCCTGATCTTTCTGTTCATGACCTTCCTTTAGCATACCGGCTTAGATGTCATGGCTCTTGTCGATTTTTGTTTTATTCTACTTCCAGCGACCCATTAttcctccgagccaccaggaatgaagaggaatggaaatccaaattcttttttgtaaaaagagattcaatccctggtggaacggattatccggtgaaatggttgaaaaagggtAGGACCTAGGGTTTTAGGATGATCCGTCTTATATCCTGCCGCATATCTTGAACTGACTTTGTTGTTTTCTTGTacacagctgattttaggaagcttgcACCTCCCCTTGCTGAATCACAGAAGAGGATTGACGCTATCAGACTTCTTCCcgaagctgaaagaagttttaacccgtctccaccatctccaagccctctttccagtgtaaacatgtctggtaaggatcctgttcgatatcctgcatacatgcttttatttgaaatatttaggAAAGAATTTTACTCCATGtatgcagattccagcaaagttccgatcctccttgacgagcttgacgagcttgacagttatcctactccagtcatggtcaagaaagagacccctgctgccaccagctccaagccGCTTCCGGCTCCCAAGGCTAATCCGAGGACCCGTGCTTCCACCGCAAAAAAGAGGAAGGGCTCTGAAGTTAGTGCTCCAGGCTCCGAAAGGTTCTCCTATGACGAGCTCAGCTTTACCGATTCCTTGGAACCGATGACATCCTTCCtaaacaaggtaatatcctggcaCTACATCCTGCATAATATCCTGATAGAATATCCTGATAGGATATTCTGGTTAGCGAATATTAACTTATACCTGAATTTAACTTACAGGGCCTCCAACATTTGCTCCAGCTTTACAACGATGCCTGCGGTACTGCTGCACTCCATGAAGCTAGGATCAAGCAGCTTGAAACTACCGTCGCTGACCAAGGCGCCATTGCTGAAGCAATGACTTGGCACTACGAGGACAAGTTGAAGAAGGTCACCCAGGATGCTGAGGTCAAGCTggcttgtcacaccccggccgcgtgtaacatgcaaccgcggcggaaacgccggggagtgtcgtggacagaattaaattgtttcataaccatggcatacaagttgtattttatttataaacaaaggtgttacattgtcttagaaagagagtacagaaatcaaaacataattaaactagtctagcttcgtttttaggctctaaggcacaggtccgccctagaatcatgatcatcgccctatggaatagctcctgaaaacacatgtgaaaataggtacgtcagcataaaaatgcctgtgagatacataggttttgtgaaaatgggattcatgacttgagttttaaagaatgtttaataacagtcagtcatgaaccttgtaatttgttttgctttgtaaatcatttgaaaaacgataacatcaaatgatatgtatagataagtgcaaggttaaatgaataatcaagtaaaatgagttgaataagataagttgtttgtgaaaataatgtcttgtgaagaatatgttacttatgtaaagtgtaatgtgtctaaactgaaatgactttgataacgccacgatatgtaatattaaaCAAACATTTATatgtaggaagtaccagcggcgtatccaccatgtttgtatcatattacatacgccacgttacttaaatcatttacccaaaccaatccaccatgtgaGTTGTTCAtatgtaaaccaaatgtcaagtgttattgtaaatcatgtcaaatgtttatgttcaaatgtaaaccaccaaatgtatatgtcaatgtcgacgtgtttatgttcaatgtaaatcaggtaatgtgtaatcccaaaatgtatcatgtatggtaagcgaaatgtatcatcttaaaccatatgcacaaaacaagtcgttgaagtaaaacgtggtttaaatcaacgttatgttctgcggaaaatgcatgctcaattgataataacatttatacggtattgtaaactatgcatacatacaagccttgagactgcggcgataaacccttaaacaaattaaaggtttatctaagttatgtatatcgaattcggtcattccttccagtcctatcaaacccaggacttcaggaatgggagttgtcaattcctatggtaccactacctactaacgaacggcgtgatcaatgttaatgaatgtattgtcccatgttaaacaaaccaaatgtcataacaaaatgaaggcatgtgcccatatgctgagtaaacatatgcagcagaaatgttcatgtaaatcaatgtgtccatatgctgagtaaacatatgcaacagaaatgtttatgtaaatcaatgtgtccatatgctgagtaaacatatgcaacagaaatgttcatgtaaatcaatgtgtccatatgctgagtaaacatatgcaacagaaatgtttatgtaaatcaatgtactaagtacgcacacaatgggcatacatagcataaaatgtaatgaaatcgtgtactataatgtactaacaacatagcaggcatatgatgtgaaaacatggaaagcatgaatgtaacaggtaggcacatgtgtttcaccccaaaacagttggaaaacagtaaaagaggggttctatgtactcacctgaggttgctttgttgttcttgtgaaataactaggtaatgcgagaggtcacggaatatcaacggcacctaattggtagctatgttaatataccggaccaaatcggaaggatcggacagtacgcgggttcgtaaaccaaacgagtatggagactcgtgtaatatggcttaacaaagcccacatactaaaatgaaacctaatctaagtgcttacggtccatcacgacccgtttaggtagcttatgctaccctaacgtgtcgttcgcgtagaacgcgctcggaacgcctaacatcgtgaccacaaggtataacctcggaaggttatagctatggtcacctaatatgtttggtcggatcctaatgaccgaccaaaagggtcgggttcgaaagcataagcgatggtttagatcgcttaccttacgaccctatataagcactaaactaaaagtgacgagctaagcatgttagaacatgcttaactaagtttagaaacaggtttgacatcaaaacaaacggctttgatgcccacgagtagtttggttacaaaatatgcaagaatgcacattttggccgaaactacgactcgtcaccgagcctagatagcgtggtgatcagtaggtatggtcactacggaccatgaccatcgtgatcacgctcacgttatgaagttccatgaacttcgcatcgaccataagctggtcaatgcagaaagtcaacaaaacgttgactttcggactcgaaaagcgaataaaagagcgaaagaagacttacggagggtccccgagtgctaatcaagatccaatagctcaggtatgaagcataagcatcaacttagagcatttagatctgatttgtgggtttttacacaaaaaaggggggggggtatttataggaaaggtggaaccgttaggatcgttttatcgaataacgtgctttgatctcgtgcgtacacgtgtccaggggttagattcagtgtatttgacccttggcccttcatttgggtgaaaaggcatcgccctttgatcgaacgaaaggccagattctgcattaaatgcaaaatcttctgtctgacagtctcacgcgccccgcctcaagttttgggcaatccttacgcgggtcgcctgaagtcctctgatctgcccacttgcagaatttacacttttggcccctgttgcgtttttaagccatttccagcccttttaagacctgaaaggtcatctttaaggccctaaaatgatgcctaaacattgtggacatgaaacatgcccaaaaatatgtcggatgtcggttcgtttggccgtacgatcgcgatgttcgcttaattacgacggaatgcgcataagcgtgaaagacgatccaaatgacgcgacgaatggatttttctcatgccaaatactaaggcataatataaggatgcttacataaatgtttggatgtccggatgtattcagaacgtaagttatgcgcaaaagtgcaaacttaggcactttttgacacttttagtccctgaatgatccaaaagtttgttttagcataccagacttctcaaagcctatttctaagctatgtaaaggatatttatggtatgtttaacttatggacatgttccggaatgttcgttacagttcaaattggcatactttcgcagtttgtcaagtttagtccctgtaagcgaattaacttgtttttgctataccaaagccttcaaaacttatttctaagttatgtaaaggttatttaaggtatgttgagtatatgttgatgttccggagtatttgtcgcattaaactgagtacgtttacgcaccagtttgcgtataatgctccagaaagcgatgtagagtttggaattgaataaaagtcaaaacatgaaaaatgtaaaacacaatgaaacaaacattgggatcaaattacattattttattgataattgaactgttcatgatgattacaggcacaaatgttacagtctcccctacttgtggaaatttcgtcccgaaatttatttagaggaaactgattgaaaaagatgcggatattttgccttcatttggtcttcacgttcccaagtaaactcgggtccacgcttagattcccaacgaaccttgaccaaaggaatgcgcttgcgtttgagccacttgacttcacgttccatgatttctaccggtttctcaacaaattttagtgtttcatcaacacgaatttcgtcaagcggtatgtggaggttttcatcagctaaacacctcttgagattggatacgtgaaaggttggatgaacatttccaagttcaggaggtaactcaagtctgtaggctaccttaccgattctttcgacgatcttgaatggtccaacatatctaggtgcaagttttcctttctttccgaatctgatcacac of Helianthus annuus cultivar XRQ/B chromosome 1, HanXRQr2.0-SUNRISE, whole genome shotgun sequence contains these proteins:
- the LOC118492511 gene encoding probable alkaline/neutral invertase B; translation: MDFENVFSPSKRSSFNSCNAQYGLEPHLMFVEAWDALRKTMVYFRGQPVGTIAALDNNSDEKLNYDQVFVRDFVPSALAFLMNGEPEIVKNFILKTLRLQSWEKKIDRFQLGFESQVKGRGVLIRG